ATATGGCTAAATTTGAAATTCCGATTTGAGTAGTAAAAGTTTgagtttttgaaaaaaaaaactgattttGGTAGTTTCCTCTCAACTATGGAATTTGTGGGTACGGCAAGCTTAGGAAGGCTTATGAGTCCGGATCACCTACACGACCTAATATGTTTTGGAATCGGATTCCATATCGCGCTAGACAAGAGCTATTCTAACTCGTATGAGTACGAGCTATATATATAAGTCGGGGCGGAAGAAACTCTTCATTATCCGACCAAATAAATAGATGAACGAAAAAAGCTTAAatttttgttattttattattaaGTATAGATATAGACTAATAGGTCTGTCCTTTACGTTTTCTTCCAATAAAATGACATCAAGTAGGCATTTTAGGTTTAGATGCCGTGATGCGTTGGCTATTGAAGACGGTTGGCTATTGAAGACGGTCTAAGAACTCAGAGGGGAGGTAAAGCAAACGTCAAAGAATGTGCAGTGAGCGTGGAAGTTGTGGGGGACTGCAAAGTTGCTCACGGCTCTTCAAGATTGTGACCATTCGTTATATCTTTGGtcgaaactaaggccttgtttagttaaaaaaaaattcggatttcgatactgtagcattttcgtttttatttgacaaatattatccaatcatatattaactaggctcaaaagatttatctcgtgatttataagcaaactgtgcaattagtttttattttcatctatatctaatgctttatatatatgcttcaagaattgatgtgacgaagaatcttgaaaattttttagttttcggggtaaactaaacaatgcctaatgCAGCGAGAAGACAGGACGTAAAACGCCGTGGTGCAAGTTAAAGCTTCTAGTAGGGTTTTACTTTATAAGAGATATATATACATGTAGATATAGATTTAGGCCCTATTTAGGAAGGACGAATTGCTCCACATGCAGCCAAATTGTTATGCAGTTACAAATCCCTAACGTGTCAAAAGTTCAGGTTAAAAGAAACAACCTAAAACGATGTGCAATGCAATGCTTTGAGCAACCAACACGACATGCAGAGATACCAAGGCGAATAAAATGCTAAAAGGTTGACCATATTGTCCTATCCCTGATGTTGATGGCTGAGAAGTTAATACCAGCCCCTTGGCAACCCTTGTTTCATTGACTCTTGATCCTTAAACTCTGCCCTTGCGCTTCTTTGACTTTGAGTGGCCTACATTTGCTGATGATGGGTTGGCAGATGTCCCAACTGCAGGTACAGCATTGGTGCCTCCTTGAACAGCTAACGAGGAAGATGCATTTTGCAACATAGGTGCTACATGATCTGGTCCGCCTGCAACCAACATTTAACACTTACAAGCTTGAGAAGATATTTTGTGCTTGCAAATACAGTAGACATGCTGTAATAACTATAGAAAAAAACATATCCTGTGCCGTAAAGTAGAGATGTACCGAATGCTGCGTGTGAAACAGGGCGTGTAAACTGTATAGGAGTAAAAGTAGCTGGGCTGCTTCCAGAAGATTTGACGGCAGTTATAAGTTGTTTCTTCGATCTAACAATTCCCACCATACAAGTGTTATGCTTAGCTGCAACATCATATTGAATTATTAGTTATATATATGATAACAAGGCAAACAGGTTCAATGTTGCCAGGTCTCAAATCATGATCAAGGTAAAATAAAATACCTAAAATCGACTTGATCACAGCACGagctgcattctgctctgcatcCTTCTTGTTGCGTGCAGATTCACCAGTATAGCTATTCCCATCAAACACCACAATTGCAGCAAACAGCGtcaaaggcttctctatataaACTAGAGAGTAAGAGGGCCAAGTGGTTTTTGTCTTGACAGCAAATTCATTGAGAATTGATTTGCAGAAAACCGCGTCCTGAACAGAAGAAAAAGAATGTATACATTATATGCACAaggtaaagaaaaataaaataaaattttaaagATGAGAGCTTGCAA
This window of the Sorghum bicolor cultivar BTx623 chromosome 7, Sorghum_bicolor_NCBIv3, whole genome shotgun sequence genome carries:
- the LOC8070014 gene encoding double-stranded RNA-binding protein 4: MAAAATAATAEIGTAVTATSSEMEATATAITTAAAAGPPPAIPDKYMHKNRLQSFAERTYKKPPVYKVESEGASHQPKFRCTVEVGGQQFSSAGSFDRKKEAEQDAARIAYEILSAVGEDDIKEAFGLIDQDAVFCKSILNEFAVKTKTTWPSYSLVYIEKPLTLFAAIVVFDGNSYTGESARNKKDAEQNAARAVIKSILAKHNTCMVGIVRSKKQLITAVKSSGSSPATFTPIQFTRPVSHAAFGGPDHVAPMLQNASSSLAVQGGTNAVPAVGTSANPSSANVGHSKSKKRKGRV